Within the Nitrospirota bacterium genome, the region GGTGGGAACCACACAGGCGCAAAGAAAGCTGTTTTTTAACCTTCAGAAAGAAAAACAAAAACTTCTTTTCCAGGGGTATGACCCTGAAATTAAACTTTTAGCCGATCACCTGCAGGTCAAGGAAAAAGAGGTTGTTGAGATGGATCAGCGGATGGGAAATTGGGAAGTTTCACTGGACGCTCCGTTGCACGAACATACCGACGAACCTTTTGGCAGGTCTCTCCCTTCGGGAGATCCGCCGCTCGATGATAAAGTCGCGGATGAAGACTTGAAAAACCTTTTTCATGAAAAATTATTAGAGTTCGCGAAAACTTTAAACGAACGGGACAGCGATATCCTCCATGCGCGGATCCTTTCGGAAAATCCATTGACCCTTCTTGCCATTGCCAGGAAATACCATATTTCAAAAGAGCGGGCGAGACAGCTTGAAGAGAAAATTTTAAAGAATATGAAAAACTATATGGAGAAAGAAATCAAGGACTTTAAGCTGATCTCTGAGTGATTAAAGTCCCCAAGAACAGAGTTAGAAAGCTGTCATTGCGAACAAAGTGAAGCAATCTCAAGACTTTACGATAAGATTGCCACGCACCCTTCGGTGCTCGCAATGACATGATTAATAAGTGGGTGCGAAGTCTATCGCTGGTCTTGGGTTTTTCAATAAGCTCCGCGCGAGCATTCTTTTTTTTTGGAGGCAGCTTGGAAAAGATTCCAATGAGGGTAAAAGAAATCATTCCCTTTTATGACGGCACCCTCTGTCATATTCGTTTGGAGTGGGTTAACGCCTCGGATCGATTTAATTTCAATACAGGACAATTTGTCATGCTTTCCTTGACCCATGAGGAAAAAGGGGCCTATTTTGCGATTGCTTCGGCGCCGGAGGAAAACGAATCTCTCGACTTTTTAATTAAAAAAACATCGGGAATCGGCGAAAAACTCCTTAATCGAAAAGTTGGAGATATTGTTCGGTTGGAGGGCCCGTTAGGAAAAGGTTTCCCTATCGACCAATACAAAGGAAAACATCTTCTATTAATCGGGGTGGGTACAGGAATCGCCCCGCTTCGATCGGTTTACCGTTCCGTTATTCTCAGACGTTCTGATTTTCGTTATGTTCATCTTTATTACGGCGTTTTAACCCCCGCCCATTTCTGTCACCGGGAAGAGATCCGGGAACTTAGAAAAAAAGACATTCAAGTTTTTCTTACT harbors:
- a CDS encoding RNA polymerase factor sigma-32 is translated as MIRFIYFVYGNISFMQEKEYDEKDLPEVFEIPAKEENGIVLHDPLKKYLSEIRKYPFLSREEEVDLARRYKEYGDAEAVSNLILSNLRLVYHIALEYRQNAFPLMDLIQEGNIGLMAAIKKFDPYKGIRVGTYASWWIRAFILRYILNNFRLVKVGTTQAQRKLFFNLQKEKQKLLFQGYDPEIKLLADHLQVKEKEVVEMDQRMGNWEVSLDAPLHEHTDEPFGRSLPSGDPPLDDKVADEDLKNLFHEKLLEFAKTLNERDSDILHARILSENPLTLLAIARKYHISKERARQLEEKILKNMKNYMEKEIKDFKLISE